The genomic segment aattaatatagtaCAGGGTGtcttagaaaatattgtataaccGGTTATTTTATGATACACGCGAAGGTGAATTGAAAAAGCGTACAGTTTTTCCGTTTCAGATTTTATCTTCGAGataatcgagtttgaaaatttgtcgtgtatatttgcatttgattaatttttcatctaGCCCATCAGAgtggaaaaaatttgttattcaaAAACGGAACTTCcgatgaaaacattttattgtatactttttacttatttttcttttgtaatatttttagtaaaagtAATCTCTTGCCAGGTTATTGATTTTTCATGCATTATTACTTAGTCGGCAGCTAGATGAGCGCGTGAGTATTCGACAAATTCTCAACATATTCCATTTTgatatgaaattcaaatacCGACAGAAGTTCGTAAAGCGTATTCGAGTCAATGTCCGAGCAAAGATTCGTTGGCACTGATATTATGTGAACGTGATAGTACAATACTATATTTTACCTTACATTGAATTACTTCGATTTTTGGCCTAGCAGGCGATCGAAGGAAGAATATTAAACTGAATAGAGCACCGACTAATAGTCCTAATTCGACGCCAAATATCACGCTAACTAGAAATGTCACTATCGCTGCAACCGCGTCCCTTTCTGCAATCAGGTGTAGAGAATTATTCAATGTCAAATACGAGAGATTAATTCTGAAAAGTAACAAGAACAAATGCAGATTAATATTTGACAAATGTCTtagtaaatgttatttttatacttattattgGACAGATATAAAAGGTATACAAAATTTGACTCGACTTTATTTGctaaatctctctctctctctctctctctctcaaatTAGtgcaaactttttaaaatcgaTCTTTTTTTGTCATTCTATCTGCCTCtcttaatatatcttttattttgattataaatttgaaCGTATACGATCacgtagtaaaatattcttctgtaGTTTACAATTAGAGGAGATTAAGAATTAAGGGTATCCGATATCGATCGAGTATCTTAtcttaatttgtttaaacacAAAATAAGACATGAATTCGCTTGGTAATTAATAAAGGATATTCGTTTCTGCTTTATCTGCGAGTGTAcaggaaatttttatgcaaatacgATACTCGgtaaggaaaatatttcgagactttgagaaaatatttgaacttcCTATTGTATTAATGTGACTTTAACGTAAATTTTTACTGTATGTAAAAGTTACAACGACTCACTGCATCCTTTCCACAACAGACGTATTATCTTCAAGTCAATTATGAATATTACCGCGCTTATCAATACCGCTGCAAGAGTGGAACGGGggatgtaataaaaatatggtgTCAAGAAACTCAATGCCAGTAACGTCATCATTCCTGCAAAACATCCAATGTTATTATCCGTAACCgtttcttaaaaagaaatatatattatgtaagaaatatacatatattatgcatACGTGCAAGAGAAAATAcagtagaatattatttatccaaATTCCgtttattgaaacgaaatcTTTGTTAATGTTTGAGTAGGAGCTTCTGGCCGTTGAATCTACTTACGCGAACGTGTAATGCAATATTATACACGTATACAGGATAGAAAGAATGTATTTCCTCACGTGAAAACGAGATGAATAAGATGATGAATGAAAAACGTGATGAACGATAGACTAAGATCTTCCTCGTGTAGCCttcttttcgagaaaatcaaatttgaaagGTCAAGCATACTTGACCGTTGGCTAATTTCTCAGCGGATAAGAGCGAAGAATTGGTAGTGGTTTATTCTACGTGTGAAAATAGGTCGACATGGTAGAATAAGATTTTCTCGTTCGTAGCTTCGTTTTCAAGGAagtagaatttgaaaattggaaTGATCCTCGACAAAAAGACTCGCGTCTAATTTTTGGACTTTTTAGGCAATTCTACAATATAATAGCAGTGGGAAGCAGTGGGATTCGCATAGTcagaaaaatcgatattacgAATGATTTATGCCTTGATTCTTGGAAGTTAGGGCAATTAATTGGCTGCGTAAAAGTTTTATCACGATCTTCCGCGATATAATTACAGGCCACGTTTACAAGAGTCACGTGATAcagtaaatattttgcttAAAGCATTTGAAACGTATTGTAATCTTccggagaagaagaaacacgaaCAGAGATCTGTCTGTTTTGTTTTCAGCTGTGAAAGTTGTTGAATACGCGTGTCTCCAGGTTCGCTCTTGACTAAACGCgttcaaattctattttctcgaAAGAAGTGATAGCGGACAGAGTCGGtgaacttttattatagcgAGCTCCAGTTCTATGAATTATTCGTTCTCCGATGAACaccgataaatagaattcCAGCATATTTTCTCTTCCAGCAATTTTCCATGTTGCTTCGTCTCGAAATGAGAATATTACCGACGTATATACCGGCCATAGGCGTTCGTACACCGCTGGCGGAAACTACGGCGCTTCTGGTGAACGCTCCGGCAGTTGGcatcgacgaaacgaaactTCCGAATATATTGCACAAACCGAGCGTTAACATCTCTTGCGTCGCATTTACGCTGCTACCACTTGCTAAAAATACAAACATCGTGTCGCGATCAATTACGTTCGTGTAACCTCGTGTAGTTCATTGATACGTGCAAACTATGAAATCTGTGGATCTGCGTACAAAACACGtgaacatttcgaaatttctctcACGAAGCGCTCTCTTTTACGTATTTCATCTTGGATGCATTGTTCCCAAATAATCTCCGAGTTCTTCGAGATCGTTGACGATACGAGGCGAAGTTCGTAAATTGTAGTTTTTGCGAATTTATGCGAACAACGAATCCAAAAATTTAATGCGAATTTGGAGGAGCCCCAGTCGTTTTCTCGTCGAAAATATTATCTCGCGTTACCGTATTACTCTATTTCTCGCTTCGTACTATACAATCAGAGATATCTTCTTCCCGTTTTGCGACACTTTCGAAACAAATAACCGGTCATACTTTATATGGATCATCGTGTTACGAgcgaatttaaataaacagagTTTCTCTATATTGTAACTTTTGATATTAAAcggatattaaaatatacgtaagCTTAAACTTTCCCGCGTTTTCCTCGGGGATATATACAGTAGAAATCACTATATACATTCGTGATCTACGACAATAGATACAAATCTGAAATCACTGAAAAGACGAATGGGATTTTCAGcgatgtatgtatgtactaGGTTTAAGGTTAAGACGCGCGATAACACAGGTTTCTACACGTGGCAGATTTTTAAGTTTCGTTTTGTGCTAGAACATCGAATAGTTTGCtctaataaatcataaaaattggagagtatatttttatactattcaAGGTCCTATTTTTATAGCTTCTTAGCTAATTCTAAGATCTTACGTTAGATGATCATGTAAAtcatgtttattatttcaacctGTATACTCGACTATCTGAAACATCGACACGCATCTCACAACGCGTCTTTACAAACATTTCAAACGAAGTATGAACAGCATATTAGTCATCCGTAAATCAAATAATCACCTGCCACGTTACACGTATTCgatgaaacaaaaacaaaacaaaaaaaaaaaaagaaaaaagaaaaaagaaacctgttcgtttgttcgataaaaattcgaaaatatattcgtaacaACGTTTTTTGAATACAGATCCGCAAGATCTCGACGATTTATGGTGTTTACCGAATGCTTTAGCAATGGCTACGTTTGCCAACACCGAGACAAGAGGCAGTACGATTATGCCTGACCCTAAATGGGAGCACATGTCTAGAAACGTGTAGGTCTCGTTTCCAACCTGAGACGAGAACGGAGGTACAGAGAGCTTGGGAAGTCCTGACTGTATCTTtcctttaaattaaaaataaaagttagaaGAGAATAACGAATATTTCTCGTAGAAATGTTCTTACGCGTTAAACGCGCCGCAACGATAATAACGAAGCGAAACGCCCGTGATGGCATTTACTTCGTATGGAggattaaaaaggaaagaaaataagagagaaGGAAACGCTAACCTGAAAGAATGAACGGCGAGGATCCTGTCTTCTCGAAATAAAACGCTATCGTCGAAGTAATCAGGATGACCAAAGCGTTGCGACAGATGGAAAGAAACCACAAGAACTTCTTCAGCCACGTCTTTTTACGTTTCTCCTTTGATCGATCATTGTCATTCCCGAAACAGCAGTCGATGTCTTTCAGTTGCTAGATGATAGAAACATGAGATAGATGGTTAAATCGAAAGGCAATTTATTTCCgtatttatttccataatgAGGTATCTTGAGAGGACTTACTCTGAAGAACAGAAGGAACGCTATACTGCAAATTCCAAGGAGAAAATCTGGTATTCGTACGTTTTGCACGTTTTGAAATATCTTGCTCAGATTGTCGACAATACTGTGCGCTTTGAACTTCAATCCTAATAGCCCTTGCAACTGCGATACGACTATAATAATTGAAGTAGCCGAAGTGAAGCCTGACGTGACTGGCATCGATATAAAATCTACCAGAAAGcctgtataaagaatttcatcgtttaaaaaaatattattacgaatgAGAGCGAACGATGGTACGAACATAAAATAACGCGTCATTGGGATACGTTCAGACGCAAAAACAGAGTGGAACGTTAATTTGctgtttgtaatatttttagatattattttagagtaaacgtttattttatttatcgtgcTATTGTATCGTTAACGTTATCGTTCAAATGCTATTATACCTAAGTTGTATttttgcagatttttatgcatttactaGAGATTTAaagaatgcaaaaatatataaaatatccgatCTACGGTActtgttgtaatatttaacaagCGATACGAATATTCGCTTGGCCtctgtttctttaattgtacTACCAAAAGCATGAACacgcataaatatccgcgtaATATCGATATTCCTGTGATACATAGGATAGAAACCGAAGGATAGAAGTTAGAGTTCGAACGAATTGCTACGAACACTAGCCTCCTCTGTTGAATCAGAACAATGATCGCTGTCACGGGCGTGACTCGATTTACGAGAGAAGAGGTTAAGAGGAAAAGCGATTTGTACGCGTACTATACGTAATACGTGCATGGTATTTTGTCAAAAACACGCGAGGGAAGCTTGAAAAGAATACCAACGCGCAACAAATGCGTATTTATAGTAGCAATTAGCTAAGATCGTTGTATCAACAATTAGTCaagatatgaaaaaaagagTATGTCTGTTTGCACTGCGAGTATTCTCGTTTTCGGCTTAGTTACTTCTAGATTCCGGAGATTTGCTAATTTCACGTATCAATTTCACGTGTCTCCCACAAATAATTCCTCGTGATTTATCTTTCTTAGACAATTGTTTACTTAGTCTTAGAATCGATTTAAGCGAGTCTTAATCTTGGATTTCCTTTTAACTGTCTGAAAATAGTATCTTCAAATTACGAAAGAGCTGATTTATATCATagtttattatcatattatcgTTTGTCACATCACGTTAGgctgatatataataataaaattatttatagtacCGAGCTTAAGACGTGGCGATTCAGGATATTTCAGAAAGATAGGTAATTAAAGGTATTTGTTGATATCACCTGCTGTCGATAGTTCGATATTCTCAACAAtggaaaatttacgaaaataaatcgGCTGCTCAGTTTGATCGGCTCGACGTAAAAATTTGGCAGCTCCAAATTTTGCTGACATCGACGAAAGCAACTCAAACAACGAAAAATAGACAACTCTGATAATTTGAATACCGAGATGCTAGGAATTTTTCAGACGTAAAACTAGTTAGTTCCGGTTCTGTCCGTTTCCTCTGCCGATTTACAGTTCTTTTTACGTCATAGAATAATTCGTTGAGATCTGGAACTGATTTGTCTTTGCATCGAGCCCTTCAATTGCCGTCGTACGTAATACTCGATGAAGCCGAAAGTATTTTACGAGAATACAGGAGGCAATT from the Bombus pyrosoma isolate SC7728 linkage group LG11, ASM1482585v1, whole genome shotgun sequence genome contains:
- the LOC122572627 gene encoding sodium-independent sulfate anion transporter isoform X3; the protein is MHKNLQKYNLGFLVDFISMPVTSGFTSATSIIIVVSQLQGLLGLKFKAHSIVDNLSKIFQNVQNVRIPDFLLGICSIAFLLFFRQLKDIDCCFGNDNDRSKEKRKKTWLKKFLWFLSICRNALVILITSTIAFYFEKTGSSPFILSGKIQSGLPKLSVPPFSSQVGNETYTFLDMCSHLGSGIIVLPLVSVLANVAIAKAFASGSSVNATQEMLTLGLCNIFGSFVSSMPTAGAFTRSAVVSASGVRTPMAGIYVGMMTLLALSFLTPYFYYIPRSTLAAVLISAVIFIIDLKIIRLLWKGCKRDAVAAIVTFLVSVIFGVELGLLVGALFSLIFFLRSPARPKIEVIQCKTQLGNKYIVLKPDTGVFYPAANYFCNKVMKIIHKYDENNVPFIINCERMRSIDYTAIKGIEIISANVNAEKKRLWFMNVSLRTFNNFEAFANNKHFHFIDEEDKISSIFHDGLLINNADEVKEQLLENMIGHATFTCANDNKKGAETLPKLVTNSGDDGEEVTLMLTPSQETKQT
- the LOC122572627 gene encoding sodium-independent sulfate anion transporter isoform X1 translates to MPATTKESIPLEELSTSKKDNSKSSCSIVKYITIIHWLPKYSRLDAVSDLVAGFSLGLTLIPQSIAYAALAGLTAQYGLYSCLMGNFVYIFLGTIKEVSIGPSSLMSLLTFEYTRNMPVDFIVLFCFLAGCVQLLMGLLRLGFLVDFISMPVTSGFTSATSIIIVVSQLQGLLGLKFKAHSIVDNLSKIFQNVQNVRIPDFLLGICSIAFLLFFRQLKDIDCCFGNDNDRSKEKRKKTWLKKFLWFLSICRNALVILITSTIAFYFEKTGSSPFILSGKIQSGLPKLSVPPFSSQVGNETYTFLDMCSHLGSGIIVLPLVSVLANVAIAKAFASGSSVNATQEMLTLGLCNIFGSFVSSMPTAGAFTRSAVVSASGVRTPMAGIYVGMMTLLALSFLTPYFYYIPRSTLAAVLISAVIFIIDLKIIRLLWKGCKRDAVAAIVTFLVSVIFGVELGLLVGALFSLIFFLRSPARPKIEVIQCKTQLGNKYIVLKPDTGVFYPAANYFCNKVMKIIHKYDENNVPFIINCERMRSIDYTAIKGIEIISANVNAEKKRLWFMNVSLRTFNNFEAFANNKHFHFIDEEDKISSIFHDGLLINNADEVKEQLLENMIGHATFTCANDNKKGAETLPKLVTNSGDDGEEVTLMLTPSQETKQT
- the LOC122572627 gene encoding sodium-independent sulfate anion transporter isoform X2, translating into MSAKFGAAKFLRRADQTEQPIYFRKFSIVENIELSTAGFLVDFISMPVTSGFTSATSIIIVVSQLQGLLGLKFKAHSIVDNLSKIFQNVQNVRIPDFLLGICSIAFLLFFRQLKDIDCCFGNDNDRSKEKRKKTWLKKFLWFLSICRNALVILITSTIAFYFEKTGSSPFILSGKIQSGLPKLSVPPFSSQVGNETYTFLDMCSHLGSGIIVLPLVSVLANVAIAKAFASGSSVNATQEMLTLGLCNIFGSFVSSMPTAGAFTRSAVVSASGVRTPMAGIYVGMMTLLALSFLTPYFYYIPRSTLAAVLISAVIFIIDLKIIRLLWKGCKRDAVAAIVTFLVSVIFGVELGLLVGALFSLIFFLRSPARPKIEVIQCKTQLGNKYIVLKPDTGVFYPAANYFCNKVMKIIHKYDENNVPFIINCERMRSIDYTAIKGIEIISANVNAEKKRLWFMNVSLRTFNNFEAFANNKHFHFIDEEDKISSIFHDGLLINNADEVKEQLLENMIGHATFTCANDNKKGAETLPKLVTNSGDDGEEVTLMLTPSQETKQT